In Modestobacter versicolor, a single genomic region encodes these proteins:
- a CDS encoding GNAT family N-acetyltransferase, translated as MDLGIAPFTREDGGELLTLQRAAFVTEAQLYGDPRLPALVETLPELLAAVQRGPTLVARSGPRLVGSVRARVADGVLHVGRLVVAPDQQGQGIGAALLAAVERAAGPGVDTAALFTGHRSAGNLRLYARAGYVEQRRQRVDDELTFVHLAKPLR; from the coding sequence GTGGACCTGGGGATCGCGCCGTTCACCCGCGAGGACGGCGGAGAGCTGCTCACCCTCCAGCGGGCCGCCTTCGTCACCGAGGCCCAGCTCTACGGCGACCCCCGGCTGCCGGCCCTGGTCGAGACGCTGCCCGAGCTGCTCGCCGCGGTGCAGCGGGGGCCGACCCTGGTCGCGCGCAGCGGCCCGCGCCTGGTCGGTTCGGTGCGCGCCCGGGTCGCCGACGGCGTGCTGCACGTCGGCCGGCTGGTCGTCGCGCCTGACCAGCAGGGGCAGGGCATCGGCGCCGCCCTGCTGGCAGCCGTCGAGCGGGCCGCCGGGCCCGGCGTGGACACCGCGGCGCTGTTCACCGGCCACCGCAGCGCGGGCAACCTGCGGCTCTACGCCCGGGCCGGGTACGTCGAGCAGCGCCGCCAGCGGGTGGACGACGAGCTGACCTTCGTGCACCTGGCCAAGCCGCTGCGGTGA
- a CDS encoding helix-turn-helix domain-containing protein, translated as MTLLDAGRQVPLVDHAGSAEHEAWTCTFGPDEPGGWGAHVHEQHQLVWTAAGSARVTAGRRSWVLPASRALFVPGGVPHDVVLRVPAALHCLYVWPAACPLGWTEPALVTVSPLLAALLRSLGGPGGSSPVAAQARDVVFHELAAARLPDDGLPVPTDSRAAWVAAQLVEQPADETPLAGWAQRLRVGESTLRRAFVAGTGLPFSEWRSRARLQAALPLLERGLPVAAVARQVGYGSVNGFTAAFRRLHGSTPGSWRRAGGGS; from the coding sequence GTGACGCTCCTGGACGCCGGCCGGCAGGTGCCCCTGGTCGACCACGCCGGGTCCGCCGAGCACGAGGCGTGGACCTGCACCTTCGGCCCGGACGAGCCCGGCGGCTGGGGTGCGCACGTGCACGAGCAGCACCAGCTGGTGTGGACCGCGGCCGGCTCGGCGCGGGTGACGGCCGGCCGGCGGTCCTGGGTGCTGCCGGCGTCCCGGGCGCTGTTCGTGCCCGGGGGCGTGCCGCACGACGTCGTCCTGCGGGTGCCGGCGGCGCTGCACTGCCTCTACGTGTGGCCGGCCGCCTGCCCGCTGGGCTGGACCGAGCCCGCGCTGGTCACCGTGTCGCCGCTGCTGGCGGCGCTGCTGCGCAGCCTCGGCGGCCCCGGAGGAAGCAGCCCGGTGGCGGCGCAGGCTCGCGACGTCGTCTTCCACGAGCTGGCCGCCGCGCGGCTGCCCGACGACGGCCTGCCGGTGCCCACCGACAGCCGGGCCGCCTGGGTGGCCGCGCAGCTGGTGGAGCAGCCGGCCGACGAGACCCCGCTGGCCGGCTGGGCGCAGCGGCTGCGGGTGGGGGAGAGCACGCTCCGCCGCGCCTTCGTCGCCGGGACCGGGCTGCCCTTCTCCGAGTGGCGCAGCCGCGCCCGGCTGCAGGCGGCCCTGCCGCTGCTCGAGCGCGGGCTCCCGGTGGCGGCGGTCGCCCGGCAGGTCGGCTACGGCTCGGTCAACGGCTTCACCGCGGCCTTCCGCCGGCTGCACGGCAGCACGCCGGGCAGCTGGCGGCGGGCCGGCGGAGGGAGCTGA
- a CDS encoding MBL fold metallo-hydrolase, producing MPFLRRAATVTAAAALAGGVSWVARAAWGLPTALGASQRRLRPTVAGSPQFSGGKFHNTLPTPALAPANARDGLLRQWHEDRHKGLPGGPIPLVSPELPEQAGDLAVTWFGHSSALLEVDGHRVLVDPVWGERVSPSPLIGPSRLHEPPVPVELLPPVDAVLISHDHYDHLDLPTVRALIGSQSAPFVVPIGIGEHLRGWGVPEDRIVELDWDGSTTVAGLTLTCTEARHFSGRFFARDTTLWSSWVVSGPRHRVFFGGDTGYTPAFAGIGARLGPFDLTLQPIGAYNDAWHAIHMDPEEAVRAHGDLGGRVLMPIHWATFNLAFHRWAEPVQRLLAAAGTRDVQVVVPRPGERVDVLAPPPLTDWWTEVGSADDAAAPAAPEAGRTGPLRRVSPRR from the coding sequence GTGCCGTTCCTCCGCCGTGCCGCCACCGTCACCGCTGCCGCCGCCCTCGCCGGGGGCGTGAGCTGGGTCGCCCGGGCCGCGTGGGGCCTGCCCACGGCCCTGGGCGCCAGCCAGCGCCGCCTGCGCCCCACCGTCGCCGGCTCGCCGCAGTTCTCCGGCGGCAAGTTCCACAACACCCTGCCGACCCCGGCGCTGGCCCCGGCCAACGCGCGGGACGGGCTGCTCCGCCAGTGGCACGAGGACCGGCACAAGGGGCTGCCCGGCGGTCCCATCCCGCTGGTCTCCCCCGAGCTGCCCGAGCAGGCCGGCGACCTGGCGGTCACCTGGTTCGGCCACTCCAGCGCGCTGCTGGAGGTCGACGGGCACCGCGTGCTGGTCGACCCGGTGTGGGGTGAGCGGGTGTCGCCGTCCCCGCTGATCGGGCCGTCCCGGCTGCACGAGCCGCCGGTGCCGGTCGAGCTGCTGCCGCCGGTCGACGCCGTGCTGATCAGCCACGACCACTACGACCACCTCGACCTGCCCACGGTGCGCGCGCTGATCGGCAGCCAGTCGGCGCCGTTCGTCGTCCCGATCGGCATCGGCGAGCACCTGCGCGGCTGGGGCGTGCCCGAGGACCGGATCGTCGAGCTGGACTGGGACGGCTCGACGACGGTCGCCGGCCTGACGCTGACCTGCACCGAGGCGCGCCACTTCTCCGGCCGGTTCTTCGCCCGGGACACCACGCTGTGGTCGTCCTGGGTGGTCAGCGGCCCGCGGCACCGGGTCTTCTTCGGCGGCGACACCGGCTACACCCCCGCCTTCGCCGGGATCGGCGCCCGGCTGGGGCCCTTCGACCTCACCCTGCAGCCCATCGGCGCCTACAACGACGCCTGGCACGCCATCCACATGGACCCCGAGGAGGCCGTGCGCGCGCACGGCGACCTCGGCGGCCGGGTGCTCATGCCGATCCACTGGGCGACGTTCAACCTGGCGTTCCACCGCTGGGCCGAGCCGGTGCAGCGGCTGCTGGCCGCGGCCGGCACCCGTGACGTCCAGGTCGTCGTCCCGCGGCCCGGCGAGCGGGTCGACGTGCTCGCCCCGCCGCCGCTGACCGACTGGTGGACCGAGGTCGGCTCGGCCGACGACGCCGCCGCACCGGCCGCCCCCGAGGCGGGACGGACCGGTCCGCTCCGCCGGGTCAGCCCCCGGCGCTGA
- a CDS encoding MFS transporter yields MSAPLGPAFWQLYAASSASNLADGVNRVALPLLATTLTRDPVLIAALTSLAFLPWLLFALPAGAVVDRVDRKRAMAGANAVRAVALGGLAVTALTGTASLVVLYAVAFSVGVAETVYDSAARAVLPQVVRRDQLDRGNGLLTTAEEASQGFLGAPLGSVLFALAAAAPLLTTAGGFLLAALLVLGIAGVHRPARAPGPRTTIRRDVAEGVGWLWRHRFLRGLTLVSASTSLVQSMTTGVLVLFALEDLGIGEAGYGLLLTAAGVGAVVGGLLAAPLARRIGRTATLVAGAVLSALALGSIAFTGNALVAGVLFGLETAGVLFWNVLTMSLRQALIPEELFGRVQGGYRTLVWGGIPLGALVGGVLADATAVRTVFAVAGACLLLLAGVLWRLLVVHRGLVAGAFDDDD; encoded by the coding sequence GTGAGCGCACCCCTCGGCCCGGCCTTCTGGCAGCTCTACGCGGCCAGCTCGGCGTCGAACCTGGCCGACGGCGTCAACCGGGTGGCGCTCCCGCTGCTGGCCACCACGCTCACCCGCGACCCGGTGCTGATCGCGGCGCTGACCTCGCTGGCCTTCCTGCCCTGGCTGCTGTTCGCGCTGCCCGCCGGGGCCGTCGTCGACCGGGTCGACCGGAAGCGGGCGATGGCCGGCGCCAACGCCGTCCGGGCCGTCGCGCTCGGCGGGCTGGCGGTCACCGCGCTGACCGGGACGGCGTCGCTCGTCGTCCTCTACGCCGTCGCCTTCTCGGTCGGGGTGGCCGAGACCGTCTACGACAGCGCCGCCCGGGCGGTGCTGCCGCAGGTGGTGCGCCGCGACCAGCTCGACCGGGGCAACGGGCTGCTGACCACGGCCGAGGAGGCGAGCCAGGGGTTCCTCGGCGCGCCGCTGGGCTCGGTGCTGTTCGCGCTGGCCGCCGCGGCGCCGCTGCTGACCACCGCCGGTGGGTTCCTGCTGGCCGCCCTGCTGGTGCTCGGGATCGCCGGGGTGCACCGGCCCGCCCGCGCCCCCGGGCCGCGCACCACCATCCGCCGGGACGTCGCGGAGGGCGTCGGCTGGCTGTGGCGGCACCGCTTCCTGCGCGGCCTGACCCTGGTGTCGGCCAGCACGTCGCTGGTGCAGTCGATGACCACCGGCGTCCTGGTGCTGTTCGCCCTGGAGGACCTCGGGATCGGTGAGGCGGGGTACGGGCTGCTGCTCACCGCGGCCGGTGTCGGTGCGGTCGTCGGCGGGCTCCTCGCCGCGCCGCTCGCCCGCCGGATCGGGCGCACCGCGACGCTGGTCGCCGGCGCCGTGCTCAGCGCGCTCGCCCTCGGCTCGATCGCGTTCACCGGGAACGCGCTGGTCGCCGGGGTGCTGTTCGGGCTGGAGACGGCCGGGGTGCTGTTCTGGAACGTGCTGACCATGTCGCTGCGCCAGGCGCTCATCCCCGAGGAGCTGTTCGGCCGGGTGCAGGGCGGCTACCGCACCCTGGTCTGGGGCGGGATCCCGCTCGGCGCGCTGGTCGGCGGGGTGCTGGCCGACGCCACGGCCGTGCGGACCGTCTTCGCCGTCGCCGGGGCGTGCCTGCTGCTGCTCGCCGGGGTGCTGTGGCGGCTGCTGGTGGTGCACCGCGGGCTGGTCGCCGGCGCCTTCGACGACGACGACTGA
- a CDS encoding ABC transporter ATP-binding protein: MSVPVMTVPGEPPASLSSAAVRASELRKTYGSGETAVHALAGVDVAFDRGAFTAIMGPSGSGKSTLMHCLAGLDAATSGSVWLGDTELTSLRDDQLTKLRRERIGFVFQSFNLLPVLDAQDNMLLPMQLAGQRPDRAWMDSVIGRLGLRDRLKHRPHELSGGQQQRVAVARALLPRPDVVFADEPTGNLDSHAGAEVLDLLRSSVRETGQTVVMVTHDPVAAAYADRVVLLADGRLAGEVHQPTTDSIINALRGLGA, encoded by the coding sequence GTGTCCGTCCCCGTCATGACCGTCCCGGGTGAGCCCCCGGCGTCGCTCTCCTCCGCCGCCGTCCGCGCCAGCGAGCTGCGCAAGACCTACGGCTCCGGCGAGACCGCGGTGCACGCCCTGGCCGGGGTCGACGTCGCCTTCGACCGCGGGGCCTTCACCGCGATCATGGGGCCGTCCGGGTCGGGCAAGTCCACGCTGATGCACTGCCTGGCCGGCCTCGACGCCGCCACCTCCGGCTCCGTCTGGCTGGGTGACACCGAGCTCACCAGCCTGCGCGACGACCAGCTCACCAAGCTGCGGCGCGAGCGGATCGGCTTCGTCTTCCAGTCGTTCAACCTGCTGCCGGTGCTCGACGCGCAGGACAACATGCTGCTGCCGATGCAGCTGGCCGGGCAGCGGCCGGACCGCGCGTGGATGGACTCCGTCATCGGCCGGCTGGGCCTGCGCGACCGGCTCAAGCACCGCCCGCACGAGCTCTCCGGCGGCCAGCAGCAGCGGGTGGCCGTCGCCCGCGCCCTGCTCCCCCGCCCGGACGTCGTCTTCGCCGACGAGCCCACCGGCAACCTGGACTCCCACGCCGGCGCCGAGGTGCTGGACCTGCTGCGCTCCAGCGTCCGGGAGACCGGCCAGACCGTCGTCATGGTGACCCACGACCCGGTCGCCGCCGCCTACGCCGACCGCGTGGTGCTGCTGGCCGACGGCCGGCTCGCCGGCGAGGTCCACCAGCCCACGACCGACTCGATCATCAACGCACTGCGCGGACTGGGGGCCTGA
- a CDS encoding sensor histidine kinase encodes MDQPLLERAATWLRQHPFGVDVSAAALAALVLVIAPAGSYSANGGLDFVLGMALVVPLAWRRRRPVRAAAVVVGVSLFELVVGTEFLPANVSAPVMVYALAAYAPRWASRAGLGVGLLGAVLASGAYFSSSDGITFVTSAVAIGVLVIASWALGDLRRARLQQVASLQERARLLELEREQEMQLAASTERARIARELHDVVAHSLSVVIAQADGGRYAGQHDPAAATGALEAISATGRQALTDMRKLLGVLREGDGQEFAPQPDVAAIDQLVADVRASGLDVDLIVEGSQRPMPAGAQLAAYRIVQESLTNVLKHAGPAGRAWVRLHWRADGLELAVLDDGRGASAAIAESDGQGQGLLGMRERAALHGGRLTAAPREGGGFGVQAHLPYGPQR; translated from the coding sequence ATGGACCAGCCGCTGCTCGAACGCGCGGCGACGTGGCTCCGGCAGCACCCCTTCGGCGTCGACGTGAGCGCCGCCGCGCTGGCCGCGCTGGTGCTGGTGATCGCGCCGGCGGGCAGCTACAGCGCCAACGGCGGCCTGGACTTCGTGCTGGGCATGGCGCTGGTCGTGCCGCTGGCCTGGCGGCGGCGCCGCCCGGTGCGCGCCGCCGCCGTCGTCGTCGGCGTCTCGCTGTTCGAGCTGGTCGTCGGCACGGAGTTCCTGCCGGCCAACGTCTCCGCCCCGGTGATGGTCTACGCGCTGGCCGCCTACGCGCCCCGCTGGGCCAGCCGGGCGGGGCTCGGCGTCGGGCTGCTCGGCGCCGTCCTGGCCTCCGGCGCCTACTTCAGCAGCAGCGACGGGATCACGTTCGTCACCTCCGCGGTGGCCATCGGCGTGCTGGTGATCGCCTCCTGGGCGCTGGGCGACCTGCGCCGGGCGCGGCTGCAGCAGGTCGCCTCGCTGCAGGAGCGGGCCCGCCTGCTGGAGCTGGAGCGGGAGCAGGAGATGCAGCTGGCGGCGTCGACGGAGCGGGCCCGCATCGCCCGCGAGCTGCACGACGTCGTGGCCCACTCGCTGTCGGTCGTCATCGCCCAGGCCGACGGCGGCCGCTACGCCGGGCAGCACGACCCGGCCGCGGCCACCGGCGCGCTGGAGGCGATCTCGGCGACCGGCCGGCAGGCCCTCACCGACATGCGCAAGCTGCTGGGCGTGCTGCGCGAGGGCGACGGGCAGGAGTTCGCCCCGCAGCCCGACGTCGCCGCGATCGACCAGCTGGTCGCCGACGTGCGCGCCAGCGGCCTGGACGTCGACCTGATCGTCGAGGGCAGCCAGCGGCCGATGCCGGCCGGTGCCCAGCTCGCCGCCTACCGGATCGTGCAGGAGTCGCTCACCAACGTGCTCAAGCACGCCGGTCCGGCCGGGCGGGCCTGGGTGCGGCTGCACTGGCGGGCCGACGGGCTCGAGCTGGCCGTGCTGGACGACGGCCGGGGCGCCTCGGCGGCCATCGCGGAGTCCGACGGCCAGGGGCAGGGGCTGCTGGGCATGCGCGAGCGCGCGGCGCTGCACGGCGGCCGGCTGACCGCCGCGCCCCGCGAGGGTGGCGGGTTCGGCGTCCAGGCCCACCTGCCCTACGGTCCCCAGCGATGA
- a CDS encoding haloacid dehalogenase, with the protein MPLVTFDLFSALIDSRTGGSAAFAGLATTHGWDVAGTELYDDWDARNKASQQDVPHDDDAPWVPFAEHCRRALAATYAARGLVADPAADVEVLLGSLPRWPLWPDVEAALPEVARTHRVGVLSNVDDELFRRTRAAALVDEDAVLTSERLRAYKPHPELYLRARGAGVDVHVPASARDTRGALEAGLAVVRVRRPGHRVDPDGPQPEREVADLGQLPAVLLSAGG; encoded by the coding sequence GTGCCCCTGGTGACCTTCGACCTGTTCAGCGCCCTGATCGACTCCCGGACGGGTGGTTCGGCCGCGTTCGCCGGCCTCGCCACGACGCACGGCTGGGACGTCGCGGGCACCGAGCTCTACGACGACTGGGACGCCCGCAACAAGGCGTCGCAGCAGGACGTGCCGCACGACGACGACGCCCCGTGGGTGCCCTTCGCCGAGCACTGCCGCCGGGCGCTGGCCGCCACCTACGCCGCCCGGGGGCTGGTCGCCGACCCCGCCGCGGACGTCGAGGTGCTGCTCGGCTCGCTGCCGCGGTGGCCGCTGTGGCCCGACGTCGAGGCCGCGCTGCCCGAGGTGGCCCGCACCCACCGGGTGGGGGTGCTGTCCAACGTGGACGACGAGCTGTTCCGCCGCACCCGGGCCGCCGCGCTGGTCGACGAGGACGCGGTGCTGACCAGCGAGCGGCTGCGCGCCTACAAGCCGCACCCCGAGCTCTACCTGCGGGCCCGCGGCGCCGGCGTCGACGTGCACGTGCCGGCCTCCGCCCGGGACACCCGTGGCGCGCTGGAGGCCGGGCTGGCCGTCGTCCGGGTGCGCCGGCCCGGCCACCGGGTCGACCCGGACGGCCCGCAGCCGGAGCGGGAGGTCGCCGACCTGGGTCAGCTGCCCGCCGTGCTGCTCAGCGCCGGGGGCTGA
- a CDS encoding FtsX-like permease family protein — MTLASIRAHLPRLIASTLAIVIAVGFVVATLVLNETTKATVLEAAGAQYVDTDVVVTSDSGSGLLDRVDALTALDGVQAVDPSWQTSVQAVVPDRSGAQYLQVDSVAGEPQLRWQQLSAGSLPVRPGEIAVSERVGADVGDQLSVTTYDDDGNASTTEATVTGVVDLRGDPTAGVFGRGFVTADQAQAWGAQEPVELRIAGTTGTDPGTLAGEVTSALSGTGATVRTGTEQATESVASLTGDAAWLTTGLLVFATIAVLVAGLVIANTFAVLLAQRTRDLALLRCVGATARQVRRSVLGEAVLTGLAASVIGVLAGIGLSAAVSALVATTDSPIPLSGVSVPVYVVLVGLAVGTLTTLVAALAPARAATRVAPLAALRPTDPAPLRSRGGVARLVVGLLLAVPGIALMALGVASSQILVSLAGGVLSALGGLLLAQRALPPVVAAAGRLVSRVGGLPARLASGNATRNPRRTAATATALLIGVTLTSAMVVGAASTRATAQAGLAAAYPTDVVVNGNGTELPASLLGQLESADGVVATTTLAGGTITGPDGWETWVLGVQPAAALPVLRSTSDTTLPELGQVALSTWQRESWSTSVGGSVTLTAGDRSRTLTVVRGDSDSALLNEADLRALVPDAAEDTVWMRLADDSDQAAVIDEVTDLSGAAVPTAFVTGLASERAAIDQVVDVLLLVVTGLLGVAVLIALIGVGNTLALSVVERRQESGLLRALGLTRGQLRGLLAWEAVLVAGVAAVLGVLVGSAYGLVGVSSALGGEVDEVVISLPWLQIGAIVVVATAAGLLASVLPARRAARTPPVAAIAAA; from the coding sequence GTGACCCTCGCGAGCATCCGGGCGCACCTGCCCCGGCTGATCGCCTCCACGCTGGCGATCGTCATCGCCGTCGGCTTCGTGGTCGCCACCCTGGTGCTCAACGAGACGACGAAGGCCACGGTCCTCGAGGCCGCCGGCGCGCAGTACGTCGACACCGACGTCGTCGTCACCTCCGACAGCGGCAGCGGGCTGCTCGACCGGGTCGACGCGCTCACCGCCCTGGACGGCGTCCAGGCGGTCGACCCGAGCTGGCAGACCTCCGTGCAGGCCGTCGTCCCCGACCGCAGCGGCGCCCAGTACCTGCAGGTCGACTCGGTGGCCGGCGAGCCGCAGCTGCGCTGGCAGCAGCTGAGCGCCGGCTCGCTGCCGGTGCGGCCCGGCGAGATCGCGGTCAGCGAGCGCGTCGGCGCCGACGTCGGCGACCAGCTGTCGGTCACCACCTACGACGACGACGGCAACGCCTCGACCACCGAGGCCACCGTCACCGGCGTGGTCGACCTGCGCGGCGACCCGACCGCCGGCGTCTTCGGCCGCGGCTTCGTCACCGCCGACCAGGCGCAGGCCTGGGGCGCCCAGGAGCCGGTCGAGCTGCGGATCGCCGGCACGACCGGCACCGACCCGGGCACGCTGGCCGGCGAGGTGACCAGCGCGCTGTCGGGCACGGGCGCCACCGTCCGCACCGGCACCGAGCAGGCCACCGAGTCCGTCGCCTCCTTGACCGGGGACGCCGCCTGGCTCACCACGGGCCTGCTGGTGTTCGCCACCATCGCCGTGCTGGTCGCCGGCCTGGTCATCGCCAACACCTTCGCCGTGCTGCTGGCCCAGCGGACCCGCGACCTGGCGCTGCTGCGCTGCGTCGGCGCCACCGCCCGGCAGGTGCGCCGCAGCGTGCTCGGCGAGGCCGTGCTCACCGGGCTGGCCGCCTCGGTCATCGGCGTCCTCGCCGGGATCGGGCTGTCCGCCGCCGTCTCGGCGCTGGTCGCCACCACCGACTCGCCGATCCCGCTGTCCGGGGTGTCGGTGCCGGTCTACGTCGTGCTGGTCGGGCTCGCCGTCGGCACCCTGACCACCCTGGTCGCCGCGCTGGCTCCGGCACGCGCCGCCACCCGGGTCGCCCCCCTCGCCGCGCTGCGGCCGACCGACCCCGCGCCGCTCCGCTCCCGCGGCGGCGTGGCCCGGCTGGTCGTCGGGCTGCTGCTCGCGGTGCCCGGCATCGCGCTGATGGCCCTCGGCGTGGCGAGCTCGCAGATCCTGGTCTCGCTGGCCGGCGGGGTGCTCAGCGCCCTCGGCGGGCTGCTGCTCGCCCAGCGGGCGCTGCCGCCGGTCGTCGCGGCCGCCGGCCGGCTGGTGAGCCGCGTCGGAGGGCTGCCGGCTCGGCTGGCCAGCGGCAACGCCACCCGCAACCCGCGCCGGACGGCGGCGACCGCGACCGCGCTGCTCATCGGCGTCACGCTGACCAGCGCGATGGTGGTCGGCGCGGCCTCCACCCGGGCCACCGCCCAGGCCGGGCTGGCCGCTGCCTACCCCACCGACGTGGTGGTCAACGGCAACGGGACCGAGCTCCCGGCGTCGTTGCTGGGCCAGCTCGAGTCGGCCGACGGCGTGGTCGCCACCACCACCCTGGCCGGGGGCACGATCACCGGCCCGGACGGCTGGGAGACCTGGGTCCTCGGGGTGCAGCCCGCGGCGGCGCTGCCGGTGCTGCGCTCCACCTCGGACACGACGCTGCCCGAGCTCGGTCAGGTCGCCCTGTCCACCTGGCAGCGCGAGAGCTGGAGCACGTCGGTGGGCGGCAGCGTGACGCTGACCGCCGGCGACCGGTCGCGCACGCTGACGGTGGTGCGCGGCGACTCCGACAGCGCGCTGCTCAACGAGGCGGACCTGCGCGCCCTGGTGCCGGACGCGGCCGAGGACACCGTCTGGATGCGGCTGGCCGACGACTCCGACCAGGCCGCGGTGATCGACGAGGTGACCGACCTGTCCGGGGCCGCCGTCCCGACGGCCTTCGTGACCGGGCTGGCCAGCGAGCGGGCTGCCATCGACCAGGTGGTCGACGTGCTGCTGCTGGTCGTCACCGGGCTGCTGGGCGTCGCCGTGCTCATCGCGCTGATCGGGGTGGGCAACACGCTGGCCCTCTCGGTGGTCGAGCGGCGCCAGGAGAGCGGCCTGCTGCGCGCCCTGGGCCTCACCCGCGGCCAGCTCCGCGGGCTGCTGGCCTGGGAGGCGGTGCTGGTCGCCGGGGTCGCCGCGGTGCTCGGCGTGCTGGTCGGCAGCGCCTACGGGCTCGTCGGCGTCTCGTCGGCGCTCGGCGGTGAGGTCGACGAGGTGGTGATCAGCCTGCCGTGGCTGCAGATCGGCGCGATCGTCGTGGTCGCCACCGCGGCCGGGCTGCTGGCCTCGGTCCTGCCGGCCCGCCGGGCGGCGCGGACACCACCGGTCGCGGCGATCGCCGCCGCCTGA
- a CDS encoding iron-siderophore ABC transporter substrate-binding protein, whose product MPSPSARLLGLVVAVALLTACSSEGDDADAAVAGGDGVFPVTVEHAFGTTTVESEPTRIVTAGVTEQDAVLALGVVPVGITDWYGEQPHAVWPWAQDELGDAEPTVLSSADGLQFEAIAAVEPDLIVATNAGLTEDDYAKLSEIAPTVAHSDDDYFEPWDTQALAIGTAMGKEAEVRELIADVQGQFADAAAAHPEFAGTPAAFLQNAVYDGDLIAYQEGLSTAFLTDLGFTVPASLDAFATEGQAFVPLEQASVLDDADVLIWGTEADGDRAALEELGVYRALEAVQGGHLVFTGPVLAGAIYFTSLLSLPYVLDELVPLLEAAVAGAPSTVPAD is encoded by the coding sequence GTGCCGTCCCCGTCCGCCCGCCTGCTCGGCCTCGTCGTCGCCGTCGCCCTCCTCACCGCCTGCTCCTCGGAGGGCGACGACGCCGACGCGGCGGTCGCCGGCGGGGACGGCGTCTTCCCGGTCACCGTCGAGCACGCCTTCGGCACGACGACGGTGGAGTCCGAGCCCACCCGCATCGTGACCGCCGGGGTCACCGAGCAGGACGCCGTCCTGGCCCTCGGCGTCGTCCCGGTGGGCATCACCGACTGGTACGGCGAGCAGCCCCACGCCGTCTGGCCCTGGGCGCAGGACGAGCTGGGCGACGCCGAGCCGACCGTGCTGAGCAGCGCCGACGGGCTGCAGTTCGAGGCGATCGCGGCGGTGGAGCCCGACCTCATCGTCGCCACGAACGCCGGGCTCACCGAGGACGACTACGCGAAGCTGTCGGAGATCGCCCCCACCGTCGCCCACTCCGACGACGACTACTTCGAGCCGTGGGACACCCAGGCGCTGGCCATCGGCACCGCGATGGGCAAGGAGGCCGAGGTCCGCGAGCTGATCGCCGACGTGCAGGGGCAGTTCGCCGACGCAGCGGCCGCGCACCCGGAGTTCGCCGGCACGCCTGCTGCGTTCCTGCAGAACGCGGTCTACGACGGTGACCTGATCGCCTACCAGGAGGGGCTGTCCACGGCCTTCCTCACCGACCTCGGGTTCACCGTGCCGGCCTCGCTGGACGCGTTCGCCACCGAGGGCCAGGCCTTCGTCCCGCTCGAGCAGGCCTCGGTGCTCGACGACGCCGACGTGCTCATCTGGGGCACCGAGGCCGACGGCGACCGGGCCGCGCTGGAGGAGCTCGGCGTCTACCGGGCGCTGGAGGCGGTGCAGGGCGGCCACCTCGTCTTCACCGGCCCGGTGCTGGCCGGGGCCATCTACTTCACCAGCCTGCTGAGCCTGCCGTACGTGCTCGACGAGCTCGTGCCGCTGCTGGAGGCAGCGGTGGCCGGTGCCCCCTCGACCGTCCCGGCGGACTGA
- a CDS encoding response regulator, whose product MNTGQIRVVLVDDQQLVRAGFRMVIDSQPDLTVVGEAGDGGAAVDLLRRTPADVVLMDVRMPGTDGIAATAQVTALPDPPRVVVLTTFDLDEYVVAAIGAGASGFLLKDAPPEEMLDAVRTVHAGDSVIAASSTRRLLQHVAPMLRGAGGPAGTTQADPGALAELTPREKEVLVQMAYGASNTEIASQLFVSEATVKTHVGRVLAKTGSRDRVQAVVLAYRTGLVAPADLLRDAPA is encoded by the coding sequence ATGAACACCGGCCAGATCCGCGTCGTCCTCGTCGACGACCAGCAGCTCGTCCGCGCCGGTTTCCGGATGGTGATCGACTCCCAGCCCGACCTCACCGTCGTCGGCGAGGCCGGGGACGGCGGGGCGGCGGTCGACCTGCTGCGCCGGACGCCGGCCGACGTCGTGCTGATGGACGTCCGCATGCCCGGCACCGACGGCATCGCCGCGACCGCGCAGGTGACCGCGCTGCCCGATCCGCCGCGGGTCGTCGTCCTCACCACCTTCGACCTCGACGAGTACGTCGTCGCGGCGATCGGGGCCGGGGCCAGCGGCTTCCTGCTCAAGGACGCCCCGCCGGAGGAGATGCTCGACGCGGTGCGCACCGTGCACGCCGGCGACTCGGTGATCGCGGCCAGCTCCACCCGCCGGCTGCTGCAGCACGTCGCACCGATGCTCCGCGGCGCCGGTGGCCCGGCCGGCACGACGCAGGCCGACCCCGGCGCGCTCGCCGAGCTGACGCCGCGGGAGAAGGAGGTGCTGGTGCAGATGGCCTACGGCGCCAGCAACACCGAGATCGCCTCCCAGCTGTTCGTCAGCGAGGCGACGGTGAAGACGCACGTCGGCCGGGTGCTGGCCAAGACCGGCTCCCGGGACCGGGTGCAGGCCGTGGTGCTGGCCTACCGCACCGGCCTGGTCGCCCCGGCCGACCTGCTCCGCGACGCCCCCGCCTGA